A region of Argentina anserina chromosome 5, drPotAnse1.1, whole genome shotgun sequence DNA encodes the following proteins:
- the LOC126794519 gene encoding light-harvesting complex-like protein 3 isotype 1, chloroplastic — protein MSISMALFSPPIHLSPSSSPSYPKPHFTLKPCLSLRLNRAPLFFTTRASAENGAGAAVVAVEEEPKAAEPVAVKNESSNGPAAPAEEVKVVSLFEDARWVNGTWDLKQFEKSGKTDWDSVIDAEARRRKWLQDNPESSSNDNPVLFDTSIVPWWAWIKRYHLPEAELLNGRAAMVGFFSAYIVDSLTGVGLVDQMGNFVCKTLLFVAVGGVLLIRKNEDVEKLKKLLDETTFYDKQWQATWQDETPGNPGNPRK, from the exons ATGTCTATTTCCATGGCCTTGTTTTCTCCTCCAATCCATctatctccctcctcctccccctCATACCCAAAACCCCATTTCACCCTCAAGCCTTGCCTCTCTCTCAGACTCAACAGGGCCCCCCTCTTCTTCACCACCAGAGCCTCAGCGGAAAATGGTGCTGGAGCTGCTGTGGTAGCTGTGGAGGAAGAGCCTAAGGCGGCTGAGCCGGTTGCGGTCAAGAATGAGAGCTCTAATGGGCCAGCTGCGCCAGCTGAGGAGGTGAAGGTGGTCAGCTTGTTTGAGGACGCCAGATGGGTTAATGGGACTTGGGACTTGAAGCAGTTTGAGAAGAGTGGCAAGACTGACTGGGATTCTGTTATTGATGCTG AGGCAAGGAGAAGAAAATGGCTCCAGGATAACCCGGAATCGTCCAGTAATGATAATCCTGTACTTTTTGACACATCAATTGTACCTTGGTGGGCATGGATAAAGAGATACCATTTGCCTGAAGCCGAGCTACTCAATG GTCGTGCTGCTATGGTAGGTTTCTTCAGTGCTTATATAGTTGATAGCTTGACTGGAGTAGGCCTGGTTGATCAAATGGGCAATTTTGTCTGCAAAACGTTACTGTTTGTAGCTGTGGGGGGAGTACTTCTGATCCGCAAGAACGAGGATGTTGAGAAACTAAAGAAGCTGCTGGATGAGACGACGTTTTACGACAAGCAATGGCAAGCGACCTGGCAGGATGAGACTCCTGGCAATCCTGGCAATCCAAGGAAGTAG